In Cicer arietinum cultivar CDC Frontier isolate Library 1 chromosome 1, Cicar.CDCFrontier_v2.0, whole genome shotgun sequence, one DNA window encodes the following:
- the LOC101514951 gene encoding universal stress protein PHOS32-like, with amino-acid sequence MNPQSPVRPEPDHPARFAFPSDSHRKVAIAVDLSDESAYAVRWAVQNYLRPGDTVILLHVRPTSVLYGADWGSVDQTLNDENETESSENSRRKMEDEFDNFTATKASDLAQPLVESQTPFKIHIVKDHDMKERLCLEVERLGLSAVIMGSRGFGALKRASTGRLGSVSDYCVRHCVCPVVVVRFPEENNGDGVQGKDSVGEKVELHPVPEEEHEEYHDASDEQKDA; translated from the coding sequence ATGAATCCACAATCACCGGTTCGACCCGAACCGGATCATCCAGCTCGTTTCGCCTTTCCATCCGATTCACACCGCAAAGTCGCGATCGCCGTTGATCTCAGCGACGAAAGCGCCTACGCCGTCCGATGGGCGGTCCAAAACTATCTCCGACCAGGCGATACCGTAATCCTCCTCCACGTCCGTCCAACGAGCGTCCTCTACGGCGCCGATTGGGGTTCCGTTGACCAAACCCTAAACGACGAAAACGAAACCGAATCTTCAGAGAACTCACGTCGGAAAATGGAAGACGAATTCGACAATTTCACGGCGACGAAAGCGAGCGACCTTGCACAACCATTGGTGGAGTCACAAACTCCGTTCAAGATCCACATTGTGAAGGATCATGATATGAAAGAGAGGCTTTGTTTGGAAGTTGAGAGGCTTGGATTGAGCGCTGTTATTATGGGGAGCCGTGGATTTGGTGCTTTGAAAAGAGCTTCTACGGGTAGGCTTGGAAGCGTCAGTGATTATTGTGTTCGTCACTGTGTTTGTCCTGTTGTTGTTGTTCGTTTTCCTGAGGAGAATAATGGCGATGGAGTTCAGGGTAAAGATAGTGTTGGTGAAAAAGTGGAACTTCACCCTGTGCCTGAGGAAGAACATGAGGAGTATCATGATGCTTCTGATGAACAGAAAG
- the LOC101514619 gene encoding G-type lectin S-receptor-like serine/threonine-protein kinase At2g19130 translates to MFNTRKPCFFLSLQMLFFSMHFYPSLAALIAISSNQSLSGDQTCISKGGIFELGFFKPGNSSNYYIGIWYKKVSQQTIVWVANRDNPVSDKDTATLKISAGNLVLLNESSKQVWSTNMSFPMSSSVVAILLDTGNLVLRNRLEDNASDPLWQSFDHPTDTWLPGGKIKLDNKTKKPQYLTSWKNKKDPSTGLFSLELDPKGTTSYFILWNKSEKYWTSGPWNGHIFSLVPEMRANYIYNFSFVSNEKESYFTYSMYNPSVISRFVMDVSGQIKQFSWLESIQEWNLFWSQPRQQCEVYAFCGAFGSCTENSMPYCNCLNGFEPKSQSDWDLGGHSGGCMRKTKLQCQSFNPSNGVKDRFRVISNMELPKHAKSVRSENTAECESICLNNCSCSAYAYDSNGCSIWIEDLLNLQQLSSDDSNGKTLYLKLAASEFSDAKNSNGVIIGVAVGALVGIGILLSVLVFVMIRRRKRTVGTGKPVEGSLVAFGYRDMQNATKNFTEKLGGGGFGSVFKGTLGDSSVVGVKKLESVSQGEKQFRTEVSTIGTVQHVNLVRLRGFCSEGTKRLLVYDYMPNGSLDFHLFLKKDFSKVLDWKIRYQIALGISRGLTYLHEKCRDCIIHCDVKPENILLDAEFCPKVADFGLAKLVGREFSRVLTTMRGTRGYLAPEWISGVAITAKADVYSYGMMLFEIVSGRRNSDPSKDGTVTFFPTLAAKVVIEGGNVLTLLDPRLEGNADIDEVVRIIKVASWCVQDNENQRPTMGQVVQILEGILDVNLPPIPRSLQVFVDDNHEKLVFYTDSSSTQSSQVKSNISTPSQAKSNISSASSNVSVENLN, encoded by the coding sequence ATGTTCAATACAAGGAAACCATGTTTCTTCCTTTCTCTTCAAATGCTTTTCTTTTCCATGCACTTCTATCCTTCCCTTGCAGCTCTAATAGCCATCTCATCAAACCAATCTCTCTCTGGTGACCAAACTTGTATCTCAAAAGGAGGAATCTTTGAATTGGGTTTCTTCAAACCAGGTAATTCCTCTAACTACTACATAGGTATATGGTACAAAAAGGTCTCTCAACAAACAATTGTTTGGGTAGCCAACAGAGACAACCCTGTCTCTGATAAAGACACTGCCACCTTAAAAATTTCAGCTGGTAATTTAGTTCTATTAAATGAGTCTTCAAAACAAGTTTGGTCAACAAACATGAGTTTTCCTATGTCAAGTTCTGTAGTAGCTATCCTCTTAGATACTGGAAATCTTGTTTTAAGAAATAGGCTTGAGGATAATGCATCAGATCCTCTATGGCAGAGTTTTGATCATCCAACTGATACATGGCTTCCTGGTGGCAAAATTAAGCtagataataaaacaaagaagcctcAGTATCTCACTTCATGGAAGAATAAGAAAGACCCTTCCACAGGTCTTTTCTCTTTAGAACTAGACCCAAAAGGAACAACTTCATATTTCATTCTTTGGAATAAGTCTGAAAAGTATTGGACAAGTGGACCTTGGAATGGTCATATTTTCAGTCTGGTTCCTGAGATGAGAGCAAATTATATCTACAATTTTTCCTTTGTGTCGAACGAGAAGGAGAGCTATTTCACATATTCTATGTATAACCCTTCCGTTATATCTCGGTTTGTGATGGATGTCTCGGGGCAGATTAAGCAGTTTTCATGGTTGGAAAGTATCCAAGAGTGGAACCTGTTTTGGTCGCAGCCAAGACAACAGTGTGAGGTTTATGCTTTCTGCGGTGCGTTTGGGAGCTGCACTGAGAACTCGATGCCTTATTGTAATTGTTTGAATGGTTTTGAGCCAAAGTCACAGTCTGATTGGGATCTGGGGGGTCACTCAGGTGGGTGTATGAGAAAAACAAAGTTGCAATGCCAGAGTTTCAATCCCTCTAATGGTGTCAAAGACAGGTTTCGTGTAATCTCCAACATGGAATTGCCTAAACATGCAAAATCCGTGAGATCAGAGAACACAGCAGAATGTGAATCAATATGCTTGAACAACTGCTCTTGTTCTGCTTATGCATATGATAGTAATGGTTGTTCTATCTGGATTGAAGACCTCCTGAATCTGCAACAATTATCTTCAGATGACAGTAATGGAAAAACTTTGTATCTAAAACTTGCAGCATCAGAATTTAGTGATGCTAAAAACAGTAATGGGGTGATCATCGGTGTTGCAGTAGGCGCGCTCGTCGGCATAGGCATTCTCTTATCCGTTCTTGTGTTTGTCATGATTAGGCGAAGAAAGAGAACAGTTGGAACAGGTAAGCCTGTGGAGGGCTCATTGGTGGCATTTGGGTACAGAGATATGCAAAATGCAACCAAGAATTTCACTGAGAAATTGGGAGGAGGAGGATTTGGTTCCGTTTTCAAAGGAACATTGGGTGATTCAAGTGTGGTGGGAGTGAAGAAATTGGAAAGTGTTAGCCAAGGAGAGAAGCAATTCAGAACAGAAGTGAGTACAATAGGGACAGTACAACACGTTAATCTCGTTCGCCTACGTGGATTCTGTTCAGAAGGTACTAAAAGGTTGCTGGTTTACGATTACATGCCAAACGGTTCATTGGATTTCCATTTGTTCCTGAAGAAGGATTTTTCTAAGGTGTTGGACTGGAAAATAAGATACCAAATTGCTCTTGGAATCTCAAGAGGATTAACTTACCTCCACGAGAAATGCCGAGACTGTATCATACACTGTGATGTTAAGCCCGAAAACATTCTCCTAGATGCTGAATTTTGTCCAAAAGTTGCAGACTTTGGTCTAGCTAAGCTTGTTGGACGAGAATTCAGCAGGGTCCTCACAACCATGAGAGGAACAAGAGGCTATCTTGCTCCAGAATGGATTTCAGGTGTGGCTATTACAGCGAAAGCCGATGTTTACAGTTATGGAATGATGCTTTTCGAGATTGTATCAGGTAGGAGGAACTCTGATCCATCAAAAGATGGAACAGTTACGTTCTTTCCTACCTTAGCTGCAAAAGTAGTTATTGAAGGTGGTAATGTGCTTACCCTATTGGACCCTAGGTTGGAGGGAAATGCTGACATCGATGAGGTTGTTCGAATTATAAAAGTGGCGTCTTGGTGTGTTCAAGACAATGAAAATCAAAGGCCAACAATGGGTCAGGTAGTTCAAATTCTTGAAGGGATATTGGATGTGAATTTGCCTCCTATTCCAAGATCCCTTCAAGTGTTTGTTGATGATAATCATGAGAAGTTGGTTTTCTACACTGATTCTAGCTCCACACAAAGTTCACAGGTAAAGAGCAATATCTCAACACCCTCTCAAGCTAAAAGCAACATCTCATCAGCTAGCTCCAATGTCTCagtagaaaatttaaattag
- the LOC101513963 gene encoding G-type lectin S-receptor-like serine/threonine-protein kinase At2g19130 has product MFNTRKPWSWLFLLNILFSLHSYTSVAALTTISANQSLSGDQTLVSEGGIFELGFFKTGNSSNYYIGIWYKKITQQTIVWVANRDNPVSDKNTATLNISAGNLVLLNKYSKQVWSTNVSSPKSGSVVAILLESGNLVLGTKPDDDALDLLWQSFDYPTDTWLPGGKVRLDKITNQPQYLTSWKNKEDPSTGLFSLELDPKGAASYLILWNKSEQYWTSGAWNGHIFSLVPEMRANYIYNFSFVSNENESYFTYSLYNPSLLSRFVMDVSGQIKQLSWLESIQDWVLYWSQPRRQCEVYAFCGAFGSCTENSMPYCNCLSGFEPKSQSDWNLEDFSGGCIRKESLQCEGFNPSNRGKDMFLAIPNMALSKNPLFVGSGNAAECELSCLENCSCTAYAYNSNGCSIWIGDLINLKQLSSDDRSGLTLYLKLAASEFRDASKHGIIGGVVGAVVGIGILLALLWFVMLRQRKRMLVIGRLLEGFMVEFGYRDLENATRNFSEKLGGGGFGSVFKGALTDSSMVAVKKLEGVRQGEKQFRTKVSIIGTMQHANLLRLRGFCSEGTKRLLVYDYMPNRSLDFHLFQNNNSEVLDWKKRYQIVVGIARGLIYIHEKCEECNIHCNIKPENILLDADFCPKVADFGLNKLIGGDFNRILTTMRGTKGYLAPEWLSRVAITSKADVYSYGMMLFEVVSGKRNSDPSADGQVTFFPTLAAKVVIEGGSVLTLLDPRLEGNADIEEVTEMIKVASWCVQDDETQRPTMRQAVQILEGILDVNLPPIPRLHQVFVDN; this is encoded by the coding sequence ATGTTCAATACAAGGAAGCCATGGTCCTGGCTTTTTCTTCTCAACATCCTCTTCTCTTTACACTCCTATACTTCTGTTGCAGCTCTAACTACCATCTCTGCAAACCAATCTCTCTCTGGTGATCAAACTCTAGTCTCTGAAGGGGGGATCTTTGAACTGGGTTTCTTCAAGACCGGTAATTCCTCTAACTATTACATAGGCATATGGTACAAAAAAATCACCCAGCAAACAATTGTTTGGGTAGCCAATAGAGACAACCCTGTCTCAGATAAAAACACTGCCACGTTAAATATATCAGCTGGTAATTTAGTTCTATTAAACAAGTATTCAAAACAAGTATGGTCAACAAACGTGAGTTCTCCTAAGTCAGGTTCTGTGGTAGCTATCCTCTTAGAATCTGGAAATCTTGTTTTAGGAACTAAGCCTGATGATGATGCATTAGATCTTCTATGGCAGAGTTTTGATTATCCAACTGATACATGGCTTCCTGGTGGAAAAGTTAGGCTGGACAAAATAACAAACCAGCCTCAATATCTTACTTCATGGAAGAATAAGGAAGATCCTTCAACGGGTCTTTTCTCCTTGGAACTAGACCCAAAAGGAGCAGCTTCATATCTTATTCTTTGGAATAAGTCTGAACAGTATTGGACAAGTGGAGCTTGGAATGGTCATATATTCAGTCTGGTTCCTGAGATGAGAGCAAATTATATCTACAATTTTTCATTTGTGTCGAACGAAAATGAGAGCTATTTCACTTACTCCTTGTATAACCCTTCCCTTTTATCTCGGTTTGTTATGGATGTCTCGGGGCAGATTAAGCAATTATCATGGTTGGAAAGTATCCAAGACTGGGTCTTGTATTGGTCGCAGCCAAGAAGACAGTGTGAGGTTTATGCTTTCTGCGGTGCGTTTGGGAGCTGCACTGAGAACTCGATGCCTTATTGTAATTGTTTGAGTGGTTTTGAGCCAAAGTCACAGTCTGATTGGAATCTGGAGGATTTCTCAGGTGGGTGTATCAGGAAAGAAAGTTTGCAATGTGAGGGTTTCAATCCCTCTAATAGGGGTAAGGACATGTTCCTTGCAATCCCCAATATGGCATTATCTAAAAATCCACTATTTGTTGGTTCAGGAAATGCAGCTGAATGTGAATTAAGCTGCTTAGAAAACTGCTCCTGCACAGCTTATGCATATAATAGCAATGGATGTTCAATTTGGATTGGAGACCTCATTAATCTGAAACAGTTGTCTTCTGATGATAGGAGTGGACTAACTTTGTATCTCAAACTTGCAGCATCAGAATTTCGTGATGCTAGTAAACATGGTATTATTGGTGGTGTTGTGGGTGCGGTTGTTGGCATAGGGATACTCTTGGCGCTTCTATGGTTTGTCATGCTTAGGCAAAGAAAGAGAATGCTTGTAATAGGAAGGCTCTTGGAGGGTTTTATGGTAGAATTTGGGTATAGAGATTTGGAAAACGCGACTAGGAATTTCTCTGAGAAATTGGGAGGAGGAGGTTTTGGTTCTGTTTTCAAAGGAGCATTAACTGATTCAAGTATGGTGGCAGTGAAGAAGTTGGAGGGTGTTAGGCAAGGAGAGAAGCAGTTCAGAACAAAAGTGAGTATAATAGGGACAATGCAACATGCTAATCTTCTTCGCCTCCGTGGATTCTGCTCAGAAGGTACCAAAAGGTTGCTGGTTTATGATTACATGCCAAATCGTTCCTTGGATTTCCATTTGTTCCAGAACAATAATTCTGAGGTGTTGGACTGGAAAAAGAGATACCAAATTGTTGTTGGAATTGCAAGGGGACTTATTTATATACATGAGAAATGCGAAGAATGTAACATACACTGTAATATAAAGCCAGAAAACATTCTCCTGGATGCTGATTTTTGTCCAAAAGTTGCGGACTTTGGCCTAAATAAGCTTATTGGAGGGGATTTTAACAGGATCCTTACAACAATGAGAGGAACAAAAGGTTATCTTGCCCCAGAGTGGTTATCTAGAGTTGCTATCACATCCAAAGCTGATGTTTACAGCTACGGAATGATGCTTTTTGAGGTTGTATCTGGTAAGAGGAACTCTGATCCATCTGCAGATGGGCAAGTTACTTTCTTTCCTACGTTGGCTGCAAAAGTAGTTATTGAAGGTGGCAGTGTCCTTACACTTCTGGACCCTAGGTTAGAGGGAAATGCTGACATTGAAGAGGTTACTGAAATGATAAAAGTTGCTTCTTGGTGTGTCCAAGATGATGAAACTCAGAGGCCAACCATGCGTCAGGCAGTTCAAATTCTTGAGGGGATCCTGGATGTGAACTTGCCACCAATTCCAAGACTCCATCAAGTGTTTGTAGATAACTAA
- the LOC101513634 gene encoding G-type lectin S-receptor-like serine/threonine-protein kinase At2g19130 has translation MFNTRKSRFWLSLLNLIFSLHSYPSLAALTTISANQSLSGDQTLVSEGGIFELGFFKTGNSSNYYIGIWYKKITQQTIVWVANRDNPVSDKNTAMLKISAGNLVLLNKSSKQVWSTNVSSPKSGSVVAMLLESGNFVLGTKPDDDALDLLWQSFDHQTDTFLPGGKIKLDMKTNQPQYLTSWKNKEDPSTGLFSLELDPKGSTSYLILWNKSEQYWTSGPWNGHIFTLVPEMRLNYIYNFSFVSNENESYFTYSLYNPSIISRLVIDVSGQIKQLSWLESAQEWNLFWSQPRRQCEVYSFCGAFGSCFENFNPYCSCLRGFEPKSVSEWNLGDFSGGCIRKESLQCEGSSPSNRGKDMFLAIPNMALSKHAEFVGLGNAAECELTCLENCSCTAYAYNSNGCSIWIGDLINMQQLSSDDSSGQTLYLKLAASEIRDTSKHHNGVVIMIGGVVGAVVGIGILLALLWFVMLRRRKRMLVMGRLLEGFMVEFGYRDLQNATNNFSEKLGGGGFGSVFKGALTDSSMVAVKKLEGVSQGERQFRTKVSTVGTMKHVNLVRLRGFCSEGTKRLLVYDYMPNRSLDFHLFQNNNSEVLDWKMRYQIALGIARGLTYLHEKCEDCIIHCDIKPENILLDADFCPKVADVGLAMLIGRGFSRIRTTMRGTKGYLAPEWLSRVAITSKADVYSYGMMLFEVVSGRRNFGPSADGQVTFFPTVAAKVVIEGGSVLTLLDPRLEGNADVEEITEMIKVASWCVQDDETQRPTMRQAVQILEGILDVNLPPIPTFHQVFVDN, from the coding sequence ATGTTCAATACAAGGAAGTCACGGTTCTGGCTTTCTCTTCTCAACCTCATCTTCTCTTTACACTCCTATCCTTCCCTTGCAGCTCTAACTACCATCTCTGCAAACCAATCTCTCTCTGGTGATCAAACTCTAGTCTCTGAAGGGGGAATCTTTGAATTGGGTTTCTTCAAGACCGGTAATTCCTCTAATTATTACATAGGCATATGGTACAAAAAAATCACCCAGCAAACAATTGTTTGGGTAGCCAACAGAGACAACCCTGTCTCAGATAAAAACACTGCAATGTTAAAAATATCAGCTGGTAATTTAGTTCTATTAAATAAGTCTTCAAAACAAGTTTGGTCAACAAACGTGAGTTCTCCTAAGTCAGGTTCTGTGGTAGCTATGCTCTTAGAATCtggaaattttgttttaggaACTAAGCCTGATGATGATGCATTAGATCTTCTATGGCAGAGTTTTGATCACCAAACAGATACTTTTCTTCCAGGTGGAAAAATTAAGCTGGACATGAAAACAAATCAGCCTCAATATCTTACTTCATGGAAGAATAAGGAAGATCCTTCAACGGGTCTTTTCTCTTTGGAACTAGACCCAAAAGGATCAACTTCATATCTTATTCTTTGGAACAAGTCTGAACAGTATTGGACAAGTGGACCTTGGAATGGACATATTTTTACTCTTGTTCCCGAGATGAGGTTAAATTACATCTACaatttttcatttgtgtcaaacGAAAATGAGAGCTATTTCACTTACTCCTTGTATAACCCTTCCATTATATCTCGGCTTGTGATAGATGTGTCGGGGCAGATTAAGCAATTATCATGGTTGGAAAGTGCCCAAGAGTGGAACTTGTTTTGGTCGCAGCCAAGAAGACAGTGTGAGGTTTATTCTTTCTGCGGTGCATTTGGGAGCTGCTTTGAAAACTTCAATCCTTATTGTAGTTGTTTGAGAGGCTTTGAGCCAAAGTCAGTCTCTGAATGGAATCTGGGGGATTTCTCAGGTGGGTGTATCAGGAAAGAAAGTTTGCAATGTGAGGGTTCCAGTCCCTCTAATAGGGGTAAGGACATGTTTCTTGCAATCCCCAATATGGCGTTAtctaaacatgcagaatttgtGGGTTTGGGAAATGCAGCTGAATGTGAATTAACCTGCTTGGAAAACTGCTCCTGCACAGCTTATGCATATAATAGTAATGGATGTTCAATTTGGATTGGAGACCTCATTAATATGCAACAATTGTCTTCTGATGATAGTAGTGGACAAACTTTGTACCTCAAACTTGCAGCATCAGAGATTCGTGATACTAGTAAACACCATAATGGGGTGGTGATCATGATTGGTGGTGTTGTGGGCGCAGTTGTTGGCATAGGGATACTCTTGGCGCTTCTATGGTTTGTCATGCTTAGACGAAGAAAGAGAATGCTTGTAATGGGAAGGCTCTTGGAGGGTTTTATGGTGGAATTTGGGTACAGGGATTTGCAAAACGCGACTAATAATTTCTCTGAGAAATTGGGAGGAGGAGGTTTTGGTTCTGTTTTCAAAGGAGCGTTAACTGATTCAAGTATGGTGGCAGTGAAGAAGTTGGAGGGTGTTAGCCAAGGAGAGAGGCAGTTCAGAACAAAAGTGAGTACAGTAGGGACAATGAAACATGTTAATCTTGTTCGCCTCCGTGGATTCTGCTCAGAAGGTACCAAAAGGTTACTGGTTTATGATTACATGCCAAATCGTTCCTTGGATTTCCATTTGTTCCAGAACAATAATTCTGAGGTGTTGGATTGGAAAATGAGATACCAAATTGCTCTCGGAATTGCAAGGGGTCTTACTTACCTTCACGAGAAATGCGAAGACTGTATCATACACTGTGATATAAAGCCAGAAAACATTCTCCTGGATGCTGATTTTTGTCCAAAAGTTGCCGACGTTGGCCTAGCTATGCTAATTGGACGGGGTTTTAGCAGGATCCGTACAACAATGAGAGGAACAAAAGGTTATCTTGCCCCAGAGTGGTTATCTAGGGTTGCTATCACATCCAAAGCTGACGTTTACAGCTATGGAATGATGCTTTTTGAGGTTGTATCTGGTAGGAGGAACTTTGGTCCATCTGCAGATGGCCAAGTTACTTTCTTTCCTACCGTGGCTGCAAAAGTAGTTATTGAAGGTGGTAGTGTACTTACACTTCTGGACCCTAGGTTAGAGGGAAATGCTGACGTTGAGGAGATTACTGAAATGATAAAAGTTGCTTCTTGGTGTGTCCAAGATGATGAAACTCAGAGGCCAACCATGCGTCAGGCAGTTCAAATTCTTGAGGGGATCTTGGATGTGAATTTGCCACCAATTCCAACATTCCATCAAGTGTTTGTAGATAACTAA
- the LOC101513311 gene encoding putative cyclin-D6-1 translates to MEFDLENPLENFHDLPSHGVSSFFLIESDHIPPQNYFQILKSNDFDISLRSDIISLISHLSCTFDPFVTYLAINYLDRFLANQGILHPKPWANKLLAVTCFSLAVKMLKTEYSATDVQALLNNGDGGFIFETQTIKRMEAVVLGALQWRMRSITPFSFIPYFTNLFNLDDQSLRKVLKDRASEIIFKSQNDIKVLEFKPSIVAASSLLYASHELFPFQYPCFLGTISDCSYVNKESVMQCYNVIQDIAKEEYESMFNVNSSSGTPVNVLDEHFLSLESELTNGTNVASTTMIQQEKHFKRWKI, encoded by the exons ATGGAGTTTGACCTTGAAAACCCTCTAGAAAATTTCCATGACCTTCCTTCTCATGGTGTTTCTTCTTTCTTCCTCATTGAATCTGACCACATCCCACCCCAAAATTACTTTCAAATTCTCAAATCTAACGATTTCGATATCTCACTTAGAAGTGATATCATCTCTTTAATCTCACAT TTGTCCTGCACCTTCGATCCATTTGTGACTTACCTAGCTATCAACTATTTGGATCGCTTCCTCGCTAACCAAGGGATATTG CATCCAAAACCATGGGCCAACAAACTTCTTGCAGTAACTTGCTTCTCTCTAGCAGTAAAAATGTTGAAAACAGAGTACTCTGCCACTGATGTTCAG GCTCTTCTAAATAATGGTGATGGTGGTTTCATTTTTGAGACACAAACAATAAAAAGAATGGAAGCAGTTGTGTTAGGAGCACTACAATGGAGAATGCGTTCAATCACACCTTTCTCTTTCATTCCTTACTTCACCAATTTATTCAACCTTGATGATCaatcattgagaaaggttctgAAAGATCGAGCAtctgaaattatttttaagtcacAAAATG ATATAAAAGTTTTGGAATTCAAGCCATCTATTGTTGCTGCTTCATCTCTTCTTTATGCTTCACATGAGTTGTTTCCTTTTCAATATCCATGCTTCTTGGGAACAATATCCGATTGTTCATATGTAAATAAA GAAAGTGTTATGCAGTGCTATAATGTAATACAAGATATAGCTAAGGAGGAGTACGAATCTATGTTTAATGTGAATTCAAGTTCAGGCACACCAGTTAATGTGTTAGATGAACATTTTCTAAGCTTGGAAAGTGAATTAACAAACGGCACCAATGTTGCTTCTACTACTATGATACAACAAGAGAAGCATTTCAAGAGATGGAAAATTTAA